The following are encoded together in the Ovis aries strain OAR_USU_Benz2616 breed Rambouillet chromosome X, ARS-UI_Ramb_v3.0, whole genome shotgun sequence genome:
- the TLR7 gene encoding toll-like receptor 7 precursor (The RefSeq protein has 2 substitutions compared to this genomic sequence), whose product MWTLKRQFPILFNMILISELLGARWFPKTLPCDVTLDAPNAHVIVDCTDKHLTEIPGGIPANATNLTLTINHIAGISPASFHRLDHLVEIDFRCNCIPVRLGPKDNVCTKRLQIEPSSFSKLTYLKSLYLDGNQLLEIPQDLPPSLQLLSLEANNIFLIMKENLTELANLEILYLGQNCYYRNPCNVSFTIEKDAFLNMRNLKLLSLKDNNISAVPTVLPSSLTELYLYNNIITKIQEDDFNNLSQLQVLDLSGNCPRCYNVPFPCTPCENNSPLQIDLNAFDALTELQVLRLHSNSLQHVPQRWFKNINKLKELDLSQNFLAKEIGDAKFLHLLHNLVNLDLSFNYDLQVYHAVINLSDAFSSLKKLKVLRIKGYVFKELNSLNLFPLRNLPSLEVLDLGTNFIKIADLSIFKQFKTLKFIDLSVNKISPSGDSTEGGFCSNMRTSVEGHGPQVLEALHYFRYDEYARSCRSKSKEPPSFLPLNEDCYMYGQTLDLSRNNIFFIKSSDFQHLSFLKCLNLSGNSISQTLNGSEFQPLVELKYLDFSNNRLDLLYSTAFEELHNLEVLDISSNSHYFQSEGITHMLNFTKNLKVLKKLMMNYNDIATSTSRTMESESLQILEFRGNHLDILWRDGDNRYLKFFKNLLNLEELDISENSLSFLPLGVFDSMPPNLKTLSLAKNGLKSFSWKGLQSLKNLETLDLSFNQLKTVPERLSNCSRSLKKLILKNNQIRCLTKYFLQGAFQLRHLDLSSNKIQVIQKTSFPENVLNNLNILFLHHNRFLCNCDAVWFVWWVNHTEVTIPYLATDVTCMGPGAHKGQSVVSLDLYTCELDLTNFILFSLSISAVLSLMMITTANHLYFWDVWYSYHFCKAKIKGYRRLISPNSCYDAFIVYDTKDPAVTEWVLDELVAKLEDPREKCFNLCLEERDWLPGQPVLENLSQSIQLSKKTVFVMTDKYAKTENFKIAFYLSHQRLMDEKVDVIILIFLEKPLQKSKFLQLRKRLCGSSVLEWPTNPQAHPYFWQCLKNALATDNHVTYSQVFKETA is encoded by the coding sequence ATGTGGACATTGAAGAGACAGTTTCCTATCCTTTTTAACATGATCCTAATTTCTGAACTCCTTGGGGCTAGATGGTTTCCTAAAACTCTGCCCTGTGATGTCACTCTGGATGCTCCAAATGCCCATGTGATTGTGGACTGCACAGACAAACATTTGACAGAAATTCCTGGAGGTATTCCTGCCAATGCCACCAACCTCACCCTCACCATTAACCACATAGCAGGCATCTCTCCAGCCTCCTTCCACCGGCTGGACCATCTGGTGGAGATTGATTTCAGGTGCAACTGCATACCTGTTCGACTGGGGCCAAAAGACAACGTGTGCACCAAAAGGCTACAGATTAAACCCAACAGCTTTAGCAAACTCACATATTTAAAATCTCTTTACCTGGATGGAAACCAGCTTCTAGAAATACCTCAGGATCTTCCTCCCAGCttacagctgctgagcctggagGCCAACAACATCTTCTTGATCATGAAGGAGAATCTAACAGAACTGGCCAACCTAGAAATACTCTACCTGGGCCAAAACTGTTACTATCGTAACCCTTGTAATGTTTCATTTACTATCGAAAAAGATGCTTTCCTAaatatgagaaatttaaaattgcTCTCCCTAAAAGATAACAATATCTCAGCTGTCcccactgttttgccatctagTTTGACAGAACTCTATCTTTACAATAATATCATTACAAAAATCCAAGAAGATGATTTTAATAACCTCAGTCAACTACAAGTTCTTGATCTGAGTGGAAATTGCCCTCGTTGTTATAATGTTCCATTTCCTTGCACACCGTGTGAAAATAATTCTCCCCTACAGATTGATCTAAATGCTTTTGATGCATTGACAGAATTACAAGTCTTACGTCTACACAGTAACTCTCTTCAGCATGTGCCCCAAAGATGGTTTAAAAACATTAACAAACTTAAAGAACTAGATCTTTCCCAAAACTTCTTGGCCAAAGAAATTGGGGATGCCAAATTTTTACATCTTCTTCATAACCTTGTCAACTTGGATCTGTCTTTCAATTATGATCTTCAGGTCTACCATGCAGTTATAAATCTATCAGATGCATTTTCTTCACTGAAAAAATTGAAAGTTTTGCGAATCAAAGGCTATGTCTTTAAAGAGCTGAATAGTTTAAACCTCTTCCCATTACGTAATCTTCCCAGTCTTGAAGTTCTTGATCTTGGCACTAACTTTATTAAAATTGCTGACCTCAGcatatttaaacaatttaaaacattGAAATTCATTGATCTTTCAGTGAATAAAATATCACCTTCGGGAGATTCAACTGAAGGTGGTTTCTGCTCTAACATGAGAACTTCTGTAGAAGGCCATGGGCCCCAGGTCCTTGAAGCATTGCATTATTTCAGATATGATGAGTATGCAAGGAGTTGCCGGTCCAAGAGCAAAGAGCCTCCTTCTTTCTTACCTCTTAATGAAGATTGTTATATGTATGGGCAGACCTTGGACCTTagtagaaataatatattttttatcaaGTCTTCTGATTTCCAGCATCTTTCTTTCCTCAAATGCCTAAACTTATCAGGAAATAGCATTAGCCAGACGCTTAATGGAAGTGAATTTCAGCCTTTAGTGGAGTTGAAATATTTGGACTTCTCTAACAATCGGCTTGATTTACTCTACTCAACGGCATTTGAGGAGCTGCACAACCTGGAAGTCCTAGATATAAGTAGTAACAGCCATTATTTTCAATCAGAAGGAATTACTCACATGCTAAATTTTACCAAGAACCTCAAGGTTCTGAAGAAACTGATGATGAACTATAATGACATCGCTACCTCCACCAGCAGGACCATGGAGAGTGAATCTCTTCAAATCCTGGAGTTCAGAGGCAACCATTTGGATATTTTATGGAGAGATGGTGATAACAGATACTTAAAATTCTTTAAGAATCTGCTAAACTTAGAAGAGCTAGACATCTCTGAAAATTCTCTGAGTTTCTTACCTTTGGGAGTTTTTGATAGTATGCCTCCAAATCTAAAGACTCTCTCCTTGGCCAAAAATGGGCTCAAGTCTTTCAGTTGGAAAGGACTACAGAGTCTGAAGAATCTAGAAACTTTGGACCTCAGCTTCAACCAGCTGAAGACTGTCCCTGAGAGATTATCCAACTGTTCCCGCAGCCTCAAGAAACTCATACTTAAGAATAATCAAATCAGGTGCCTGACAAAGTATTTTCTCCAAGGTGCTTTCCAGTTGCGACATCTGGACCTCAGCTCAAATAAAATTCAGGTTATCCAAAAGACgagttttccagaaaatgtccTCAACAATCTGAACATTTTGTTTTTGCATCACAATCGATTTCTGTGCAACTGTGATGCTGTGTGGTTTGTCTGGTGGGTTAACCATACCGAGGTGACTATTCCTTACTTGGCCACAGATGTGACTTGCATGGGACCAGGAGCACACAAGGGCCAGAGTGTGGTCTCTCTGGATCTATATACCTGTGAGTTAGATTTGACTAACTTCATCCTGTTCTCACTTTCCATATCAGCAGTTCTCTCTCTGATGATGATCACAACAGCAAACCATCTCTATTTCTGGGATGTGTGGTATAGTTATCATTTCTGTAAAGCCAAAATAAAAGGGTATCGACGTCTGATATCACCCAATTCTTGCTATGATGCTTTCATTGTATATGACACTAAAGACCCAGCAGTGACAGAGTGGGTTTTGGATGAGCTGGTGGCCAAATTGGAAGACCCAAGAGAGAAGTGTTTTAATTTATGTCTTGAGGAAAGAGACTGGTTACCAGGGCAGCCTGTTCTGGAAAATCTTTCCCAGAGCATACAGCTTAGCAAAAAGACAGTGTTTGTGATGACAGACAAGTACGCAAAGACTGAGAATTTTAAGATAGCATTTTACTTATCCCATCAGAGGCTCATGGATGAAAAAGTGGATGTAATCATCTTGATATTCCTTGAGAAGCCCCTTCAGAAGTCCAAGTTTCTCCAACTCCGGAAGAGGCTCTGTGGCAGTTCTGTCCTTGAGTGGCCAACAAACCCACAGGCTCACCCGTACTTCTGGCAGTGTCTGAAAAATGCCCTGGCCACAGACAATCACGTGACCTACAGTCAGGTGTTCAAAGAGACAGCCTAG